The Hippoglossus hippoglossus isolate fHipHip1 chromosome 4, fHipHip1.pri, whole genome shotgun sequence DNA window AGCAGCAGGTGGACTCCAACTCCCAGAATGCCTGAGCAGAGTAACGACTACCAGGTGGTGGTGTTTGGAGCCGGTGGCGTGGGGAAGAGCTCGCTGGTCCTTCGATTTGTTAAAGGCACCTTCAGAGACACCTACATTCCCACTGTGGAGGACACGTACAGACAGGTAGCTCATTCAGTCTCTTCTGATTAATGTGTTCTTCTCTTGCTGTGGTTCAAACCTGTTGATTTATTGATGGATTGTTCTCAGGTAATCAGCTGTGATAAGAGCGTCTGCACGCTGCAGATCACCGACACAACAGGAAGTCATCAGTTTCCCGCCATGCAGCGCCTGTCCATTTCCAAAGGCCACGCCTTCATCCTGGTGTACGCCATCACCAGCCGCCAAtcactggaggagctgaaacCGATCTACCAGCAGGTGTGGTCCTGCAGCTCTTTTACTTTGAGTTGATTTCCTCTGACGTTAGCGTCGCTCGTCTTTATTCAGGCGACGTGTCTCCACTGACGAGGCGACGAAACGCTGACGTCAGATCGTTCCAGAGACTTTAACTCCCGACTGTCTTAACTCTGTGTCTCTCCAGGTTGTGGCCATCAAGGGCAGCGTGGAGTCCATTCCCATCATGCTGGTGGGCAACAAGAGCGATGAGACGGCCCAGCGAGAGGTGGAGACAAAGCAGGGCGAGGCTCAGGCCGCCGCCTGGAAGTGTGCCTTCATGGAGACGTCGGCCAAGATGAACTCCAACGTGAAGGAACTGTTCCAGGAGCTGCTGACgctggagaagaagagggacaTGAGTCTGAGCATCGACGGAAAACGGTCGGGGAAACAGAAGCGAGCTGACAAGCTGAAGGGGAAGTGCAGCGTCATGTAGAGCGGACGGCAGAGGCCTCGCTAGAACCACGTGGACACGGCAGGAGACTCACCCCAacagctcttcttcttcttcttcttcttcttcttcttcttcttcttcttcttcgttggTGTCTGAGCACTGAAGCCCAGAGGAACAAAATGATGAGAACCAAACTGGAACATTTCTGCCGGGGCCCTTGGGCCCCTCGTGGCCCTGACCTGTGATTGTGgccccaaaatattgttttacatgttGAGCTCCTGCCACTAACGACTGTAATAAAGGAACATTCCACCTGAATGTAACTCACTTAAACTAACATCTAAACATCTAAGTCCTGTTTGacgggaggggagggggtgtttgttttgtcctgatcggtcaataaatcaataatcaataatcaataatcaataatcaataaatcaacgTGTTGATCCAACAGCAGATGTCAAACAGCTGCAAactgagcagctgctgaggCCCGtcatccaccagggggccgtcagccaccagggggcccgTCACCCACCAGTGGGCCCGtcatccaccagggggccgtcagccaccagggggcccgTCACCCACCAGGGGGCCCGTCACCCACCAGGGGCCCCGTCACCCACCAGGGGGccgtcagccaccaggggcccgtcacccaccagggggcccgtcagccaccaggggcccgtcagccaccagggggcccgtcagccaccaggggcccCGTCACCCACCAGGGGGCCCGTCACCCACCAGTGGGCCCGTCACCCACCAGGGGCCccgtcagccaccagggggcccgTCACCCACCAGTGGGCCCGTCACCCACCAGGGGCCccgtcagccaccagggggcccgTCACCCACCAGTGGGCccgtcagccaccaggggcccGTCACCCACCAGGGGCCCcatcagccaccagggggcccgtcacccaccagggggcccgtcagccaccaggggcccCGTCACCCACCAGGGGCCCGTCACCCACCAGTGGGCccgtcagccaccagggggcccgtcagccaccagggggcccgTCACCCACCAGGGGGCCGTCAGCCACCAGTGGGCCCGTCATCCACCAGGGGGCCCGTCACCCACCAGGGGGccgtcagccaccagggggcccgTCACCCACCAGGGGCCCGTCACCCACCAGTGGGCCCCGTCACCCACCAGGGGGCCCGTCACCCACCAGGGGGCccgtcagccaccagggggccccGTCACCCACCAGTGGGCCCCGTCACCCACCAGGGGCCCCGTCACCCACCAGGGGCCCGTCACCCACCAGGGGGCCCGTCACCCACCAGGGGGCATGGGACACACAACATTAATTTATATAATTCCTATGAGACAGGGATTTAAAAAGCTGCTGGTATGAATCTGTCACTGTGGCCCCTGCTCTGGGCCCTCACACGTATCAGGGGCCGACTGCAGACACACGTGTTTTCTTCCATGTATCTTTATCTTTGATCCCTTTCATGTCTCTAAATCAAACTCGGACTCCATCAGGCTTCACGTGCAGTGtgtgccccctggtggcagatGGAAGTGTGACTTTAATTTGAATTGATTGTCTTGAGTTTTCATATCGATGATGAATGCAGCCATTAGAAAGATGAACAGATAAGTGAGGAAACAGTGAAACGATCCTTTATCCGACTCCATTAACGACAGGATGTTCCTTCCTGTCGTCATTAGACCAACGCCCACGTACGACTGTTCGTCCTCCACAGACTCACGAGGAGACGGAGACGTGTTGCTCGGGAAACTTCACGTTCACCTTGTTTCCATCGTCCAACCAGAACCAAAAACATGTCAGCATCTGTTTTTTACAAACCAATAAGAAACAAAGCTGCAGATTCCACTCAatgattattaaattatattatcattaaattaaaatacatgttATTGGATTTCTTCGGTCTAATCGTCATTGATCTTCTGACTGAAATTAGGTTTGAATTGTTCTTTTAAATTCCTCTTCATGTGATTCAGGAGTCAAACCACTTGAATAAACCTCTTTAGATACAATCCATAAACATATGAATCTGGATCCTGTTTATACAGGAAGCCTTAATCTGAGGAAACACTTCTACTGCCACCTAGTGGTGAATGAGTGTCTTTGCAGTTCACTGTAACATACTTCAAATCAGTTTCCACTTGTACAACACTAAAATATATCATGTCCAAAGAGCTGctgcgccccctgcaggctgaAGAAACTACGTCCTCTTCCTCAGATGTCttcaagtgtccacaagccccgacgtTCAAACTCAACTGGAAACGACGTCATTTCCAGTTTGAAGTCTTAAAATACATTCAGCTccataaagacagaaaagaatGAACCTGTGTGTAGTCAGGAGTTCAAACAACCTACAgattaataactttattttagtcattataaaaatgacaaaatgaacaaagatTAAAATGTGCAGTAAAGTTTGTGACTGATCAAACATCTGTGTGAGTTGATCTTCTCTTTAACAACAGGTTCACTAATAGAAGTTAGTCACAGTAAATAGAGTTACTTTACAAATCCCACCCGGCCCCCGTCTGTCCCCTGTCCCCTGTCCTCTGTCCCCTGTCCTCTGTCCCCTGACCCAGAGAGCAAAGGTTCAAAGACTCTTCTTCATGAGACAGAAAGGTTCGAACAAGTGGTGGGAGGTGGGATCTACAGactccttcacctccatcacctccttcacctccatcacctccttcacctccatcacctccatcacctccttcacctccatcacctccttcacctccatcgcctccatcacctccttcacctccatcacctccttcacctccatcacctccatcacctccttcacctccatcacctccttcacctccatcgcctccatcacctccttcacctccatcacctccttcacccccatcacctccatcacctcaatcacctccatcacgtccttcacctccttcacctccttcacctccttcacctccatcacctccttcacctccatcgcctccatcacctccttcacctccatcacctccatcacatccttcacctccatcgcctccatcacctccttcacctccatcacctccatcacatccttcacctccatcacctccatcacctccttcacccccatcacctccatcacctcaatcacctccatcacgtccttcacctccttcacctccatcacctccatcacgtcattcacctccttcacctccatcacctccatcacatccttcacctccatcacctccatcacctccttcacctcatcacctcaatcacctccatcacctccatcacctcatcacctcaatcacctccatcacctccatcacctccatcacctcatcacctccatcacctcatcacctccatcacctccatcacctcatcacctccatcacctccatcacctccatcacctcatcacctccatcacctccatcacctcatcacctccatcacctcatcacctccatcacctccatcacctccatcacctcatcacctccatcacctccatcacctccatcacctccatcacgtccttcacctccatcacctccatcacctccatcacatcatcacctccatcacctccatcacctccatcacgtccatcacctccatcacctccatcacgtccttcacctccttcacctccttcacctccatcacctccatcacctccatcacctccatcacatcatcacgtccatcacctccatcacctccatcacgtccttcacctccttcacctccttcacctccatcacctccttcacctcatcacctcaatcacctccatcacctccatcacctcatcacctcatcacctccatcacctccatcacctccatcacctccatcacctcatcacctccatcacctcatcacctccatcacctccatcacctcatcacctccatcacctccatcacctccatcacctcatcacctcatcacctccatcacctccatcacctcatcacctccatcacctccatcacctccatcacctcatcacctccatcacctccatcacctcatcacctccatcacctccatcacctccatcacgtccatcacgtccttcacctccttcacctccatcacctccatcacctccatcacctcatcacgtccatcacctccatcacctccatcacgtccttcacctccttcacctccttcacctccatcacctccatcacctccttcacctcatcacctcaatcacctccatcacctccatcacctcatcacctcatcacctcaatcacctccatcacctccatcacctcatcacctccatcacctcatcacctccatcacctccatcacctccatcacctcatcacctccatcacctccatcacctcatcacctccatcacctccatcacctcatcacctcatcacctccatcacctccatcacctccatcacgtccatcacgtccttcacctccatcacctccatcacctccatcacctcatcacgtctatcacctccatcacctccatcacctccatcacctctatcacctccatcacgtccatcacctccatcacctcatcacctccatcacctccatcacgtccatcacctccatcacctccatcacctcatcacgtccatcacctccatcacctccatcacgtccatcacctccatcacctcatcacctccatcacctccatcacctccatcacgtccatcacctccatcacctcatcacctccatcacctccatcacctccatcacgtccatcacgtccttcacctccttcacctccatcacctccatcacctcatcacgtctatcacctccatcacctccatcacctccatcacctcatcacctcatcacctccatcacctccatcacctccatcacgtccatcacgtccttcacctccttcacctccatcacctccatcacctccatcacctcatcacgtctatcacctccatcacctccatcacctccatcacctcatcacctcatcacctcatcacctcatcacctccatcacctcatcacgtccatcacgtccttcacctccttcacctccatcacctccatcacctccatcacctcatcacgtctatcacctccatcacctccatcacctccatcacctcatcacctccatcacctccatcacctcatcacctccatcacctccatcacctccatcacctcatcacctccatcacctccatcacctcatcacctccatcacctccatcacctccatcacgtccatcacgtccttcacctccttcacctccatcacctccatcacctccatcacctcatcacctccatcacctccatcacgtccatcacgtccttcacctccttcacctccatcacctccatcacctccatcacctcatcacgtctatcacctccatcacgtccatcacctccatcacctcatcacctccatcacctcatcacgtCTATCACCTCTATCACGTctatcacctccatcacctccatcacctccatcacctcatcacctcatcacctcatcacctccatcacctcatcacctccatcacctccatcacctccatcacctccatcacgtccatcacctccatcacctcatcacgtCTATCACCTCTATCacctccatcacgtccatcacctccatcacctcatcacgtctatcacctccatcacgtccatcacctccatcacctccatcacctcatcacctccatcacctccatcacgtctatcacctccatcacgtccatcacctccatcacctccatcacctccatcacgtccatcacctccatcacctccatcacctcatcacgtCTATCACCTCTATCacctccatcacgtccatcacctccatcacctcatcacgtctatcacctccatcacgtccatcacctccatcacctccatcacctcatcacctccatcacctccatcacctcatcacctccatcacctccatcacctcatcacgtctatcacctccatcacctccatcacctccatcacgtctatcacctccatcacctccatcacctccatcacctccatcacgtctatcacctccatcacctccatcacctccatcacgtctatcacctccatcacctccatcacctccatcacctcatcacgtctatcacgtccatcacgtccatcacctccatcacctccatcacctccatcacctcatcacgtctatcacctccatcacgtccatcacctccatcacctccatcacctcatcacgtctatcacctccatcacgtccatcacctccatcacctcatcacgtctatcacctccatcacctccatcacctccatcacctccatcacctcatcacgtctatcacctccatcacctccatcacctccatcacctccatcacctcatcacctccatcacctccatcacctccatcacctccatcacctcatcacctccatcacctccatcacctccatcacctcatcacctccatcacctccatcacctccatcacctccatcacgtccatcacctcatcacctccatcacctccatcacctccatcacgtccatcacctccatcacctccatcacctccttcacctccatcacctccatcacgtccatcacctccatcacctccttcacctccatcacctccatcacctccatcacgtccatcacctccatcacctccatcacctccttcacctccatcacctccatcacctcatcacctccatcacctccatcacctctttgtgacacacacactctcttcccTGCATTTCACTGGTTCACTCAGCTGCTCTCCGATTGGTCCACAGGCTGACtctgcagcagccaatcagctgacTCTGAGGTGTGCAGCGTCACCTCAGagtcaggaagtgtgtgtttcagatgttACTGATGTTGTGGGgactgagctgctgctcacCACCAGGGGGAGCTGGAACCTCACAGATCAGCTGGTGGTGGACCAGACGACAACATGAGTCACATGAGacacagacagttacagacagacagacagacagacagtatcagacagacagacacacagacagacagacagtatcagacagacagacagacagacacacagacagacagacacacagacagacagacagacagagagacagacagacagtatcagacagacagacagacagacagacagacagacagacagtatcagacagacagacagtatcagacagacagacagacagacagacagacagacagacagacacacagacagacacacagacagacacacagacagacacacagacacacagacacacagacagacagacagagagacagacagtatcagacagacagacagacacacagacagacagacagacacacagacacacagacagacagacagacagacagtatcagacagacagacagacagacagacagacagtatcagacagacagacagacagacagacagacagacacacagacagacagacagacagacacacagacacacagacagacagacacacagacacacagacacacagacagacagacagacagtatcagacagacagacagacacacagacacacagacagacagacagacacacagacagacacacagacacacagacagacagacagacacacagacagacagacagacagacacacagacagacagacagacagacagacacacagacagacacacagacacacagacagacagacagacagacagtatcagacagacagacagacagacagacagacagacagacagacagacacacagacacacagacagacagacacacagacacacagacagacagacagacacacagacacacagacagacagacagtatcAGACctgactcacctgtctccctcacctcagcgtctctctctctgaactcATCACTTCTCTAAAATCACACGACTCATGATTTCAGTCAAACATGACTCATCACGTTCAGAATCAGAGAAGTGATGAAACCAGATGATCTTGATTCAGATTATTCTACCTGCAGGTTGttgtgtggttttgtttcaCACGGTGaaatttcactttatttgtgtgtgtgtgtctctgtgagtgtgtgtctgtgtgtgtgtgtgtgtgtgtgtgtgagtgtctctctgtgtgtgtgtgtctctgtgagtgtgtgtctgtgtgtgtgtgtgtgtgtgtgtgtgtgagtgtctctctgtgtgagtgtctctctgtgtgtgtgtgtctctgtgagtgtgtgtctgtgtgtgttggctgagTCATGACGTtgacctcctctcctctttttacTGGAATCGTCTGTTTTCAtgaatcttttctttctgttttatttcttcgtCTCTGCAGATTTTTACATCGTCAGTTTTTCTGTCGACTCAGCGTCCGAGACGAGCTGATGTGTTCGTCCACATGTTTttatgtcagagtgagacgtcTGCTCAGGTTCACACGATATGTCTCATggtcccagaggatgaatcatcATCCTGATCTCCATGAGACCTGATGTGAACctgcagagaacaaacacaatcaTGAAGAGGATCATTTCAGCCGCTGAAGATATTTTCTGCAAACACGATGAGATCTTGTGTGAACGATGTAATAAACTGTGTGAACGATGTAATAACCTGTGTGAACGATGTAATAAACTGTGTGAACGATGTAATAACCTGTGTGAACGATGTAATAACCTGTGTGAACGATGTAATAAACTGTGTGAACGATGTAATAAACTGTGTGAACGATGTAATAACATGTGTGAACGATGTAATAAACTGTGTGAACGATGTAATAAACTGTGTGAACGATGTAATAAACTGTGTGAACGATGTAATAAACTGTGTGAACGATGTAATAAACTGTGTGAACGATGTAATAACCTGTGTGAACGATGTAATAAACTGTGTGAACAGGACGATTCACAGGTTGATAAATCACTAGTGCTCACAGATCAGGATCTAAATATGAACCTGATGTTTCTGCTCTTACATCATCGCTCTGTCGTTGCAGCACTTTCCCGTCAGTGCACGTTGgactctgatctgatctgagacCATGTTTCATTCTGCACATGCACTGAGAGGGACGCGCTGAGGgagagcgggttgtccactcAGCAGGAGGTCAGACTCCAGCTCCATCTGGAGGAAACCTGTGGTCCAGAAAACCAAAGGAATCATGAGTCTATGTGACCACGATCCTTCAGGTGAATTCTCTTTAATGCCTCAGGACGGCGTCTTTTATTAAAATTCCTTGTTCCTTCAGCCAATCGGCTTTGAAAGGCTGTTGCcagcagaaacagagacaaacaaaggTCCGGTCCTGTGAACCCGTCTGGACTCGGTTCTGTTCCTGGTTCCAACCTCGATACTCGTCACTGATCTGTCGTCATGGCGATGCTGCTGATTGGGTTCGTTTGGTTTTTGTGAATTAAATATCTCTTCTGtgataaataaagttgtttgaattGAACcctcaccatcttcatcatcttcaccatcttcatcatcttcatcaccttgTGTCCTGCAGCTGAAGACCCGAATGaggtcatgttgtgttgttgttcctGTCGAGGTGGAGCTGGTTTCACCTGGGAACAttcctgacaaacacacaaacacacacacacacatacacacacacacacacacacacacacacagacacacacacacacgcacacacacacacacacacacacacacacacacacacacagacacacacacacagacacacacacacacacacgcgcacacacacacacacacacacacacacacacacacacacacacacacagacacacacacacacacacagacacacacacacacgcacacacacacacacacacacacacacacacacacacagacacacacacacacacgcacacagacacacacacacacacgcacacacacacacacacacacacacacacacacacacacacacgcacacacgcacacacgcacacacacacacacacacacacacacatatacacacacacacacagacacacacacacacacgcacgcacacacacacgcacacacacacacacacacacacacacacagggttctcagtctggttctcagtctggttctcactctggttctcactctggttctcactctggttctcagtctggttctcactctggttctcagtctggttctcagtctggttctcagtctggttctcactctggttctcactctggttctcagtctggttctcactctggttctcactctggttctcagtctggttctcagtctggttctcagtctggttctcagtctggttctcactctggttctcactctggttctcactctggttctcagtctggttcttagtctggttctcactctggttctcactctggttctcactctggttctcagtctggttctcagtctggttctcactctggttctcactctggttctcagtctggttctcagtctggttctcactctggttctcagtctggttctcactctggttctcactctggttctcagtctggttcttactctggttctcactctggttctcactctggttctcagtctggttctcactctggttctcactctggttctcactctggttctcactctggttctcagtctggttctcactctggttctcactctggttctcactctggttctcagtctggttctcactctggttctcactctggttctcagtctggttctcactctggttctcagtctggttctcactctggttctcagtctggttctcactctggttctcactctggttctcactctggttctcactctggttcttactctggttctcactctggttctcactctagttctcactctggttctcactctggttctcagtctggttctcactctggttctcagtctggttctcagtctggttctcactctggttctcactctggttctcagtctggttctcactctggttctcagtctggttctcactctggttctcactctggttcttactctggttctcagtctggttctcactctggttctcactctggttctcagtctggttctcactctggttctcactctggttctcagtctggttctcactctggttctcagtctggttctcactctggttctcactctggttctcagtctggttctcagtctggttctcactctggttctcactctggttctcactctggttctcagtctggttctcactctggttctcagtctggttctcactctggttctcactctggttctcactctggttctcactctggttctcactctggttctcagtctggttctcactctggttctcagtctggttctcactctggttctcactctggttctcagtctggttctcactctggttctcagtctggttctcactctggttctcagtctggttctcactctggttctcactctggttctcactctggttctcactctggttctcagtctggttctcactctggttctcactctggttctcagtctggttctcactctggttctcagtctggttctcactctggttctcactctggttctcagtctggttctcactctggttctcagtctggttctcactctggttctcactctggttctcagtctggttttcagtctggttctcactctggttctcactctggttctcactctggttctcagtctg harbors:
- the diras1a gene encoding GTP-binding protein Di-Ras1a, with the protein product MPEQSNDYQVVVFGAGGVGKSSLVLRFVKGTFRDTYIPTVEDTYRQVISCDKSVCTLQITDTTGSHQFPAMQRLSISKGHAFILVYAITSRQSLEELKPIYQQVVAIKGSVESIPIMLVGNKSDETAQREVETKQGEAQAAAWKCAFMETSAKMNSNVKELFQELLTLEKKRDMSLSIDGKRSGKQKRADKLKGKCSVM
- the LOC117760603 gene encoding basic proline-rich protein-like, which encodes MMRTKLEHFCRGPWAPRGRQPPGGPSPTSGPVIHQGAVSHQGARHPPGGPSPTRGPVTHQGAVSHQGPVTHQGARQPPGARQPPGGPSATRGPVTHQGARHPPGPRQPPGGPSPTSGPVSHQGPVTHQGPHQPPGGPSPTRGPVSHQGPRHPPGARHPPVGPSATRGPVSHQGARHPPGGRQPPVGPSSTRGPVTHQGAVSHQGARHPPGARHPPVGPVTHQGARHPPGGPSATRGPRHPPVGPVTHQGPRHPPGARHPPGGPSPTRGHGTHNINLYNSYETGI